The Peptacetobacter hiranonis DNA window ATGGATGGTGTTTAGCAACATATCTTCCATTTTCTTCATCTTCTTCAAATAGTGGGAATTCTGTTACCCATAAGAAGTTGAACTGATTTTTCTTTTCTTCTAATATTCCTAGTTTTTCTGCAACAGCAAGTCTTACCTGTCCTAATGCATCGTAAACTATAGCATCTTTGTCAGCAACGAATAGAAGTAAATCTCCTACTTTACCGTTCATTCTTTCAACTATTGCATTTAAGTCTTCTTCACTGAAGAATTTAGCTATTGGAGATGTTACTCCTTCTTCAGTTATTTTCATCCATGCAAGACCTTTAGCTTTGTATGTTTTAGCACAGTCTTCTAAGTGAGATATCTGTTTTCTTGGGAATTTTTCAGCCATTCCTTCAACATTTATCCCTCTAACACTCTTACCTTTTTCAGCACAGTCAGCGAATACTTTGAATCCACATCCTTCAACTAAATCAGTTATGTTTACAAATTCATATCCAAATCTAGTATCTGGTTTGTCTGAACCGTATCTGTCCATAGCTTCTGCGTAAGTCATTCTTGGTAGAGGAAGTTCTATATCAACATTTATAGTTTCTTTGAATATTTCCTGAACCATTTTTTCCATTATTGTCATAACATCTTCTGCTTCAACGAAAGACATTTCTGTATCTATCTGAGTGAATTCTGGCTGTCTATCAGCTCTTAAGTCTTCATCTCTGAAACATTTTACTATCTGGAAGTATCTATCCATACCAGAAACCATTAATAACTGTTTTAATAACTGTGGTGACTGTGGTAATGCATAGAATTTACCTTCATTAACTCTACTTGGTACTAAGTAGTCTCTTGCACCTTCTGGAGTTGGTTTAACTAAGAATGGTGTTTCTATTTCACAGAAGTTCTGTTCTGTTAAGTATCTTCTTACTATGTTAGTAACCTGCTGTCTTAACATTAAGTTTCTCTGCATTTTTGGTTTTCTAAGATCAAGATATCTGTATTTTAATCTTAATGCTTCTGAAACATCATCGTCATCTTTTATGTATATTGGTGGTGTTTCTGATTTGTTAAGTAATCTTAATTCATTTGCGAATACTTCAACATCTCCTGTTGGCATGTTAGGGTTTTTAGACTGTCTTTCTCTAACTTCCCCTTTAACAGCTATTACATATTCTGATCCTAATTTTTCTGCTTTTTCAAAAGCTTCTTTATCTACATCTGTATCGAATACTATCTGGCATATTCCGCCTCTATCTCTTAAATCAACGAATACAAGACCTCCAAGATTTCTCTTTTTCTGTACCCATCCCATAAGTACAACTTCCTGTCCTATATTTTCAGCTCTTAACTCGCCACAATAGCAGCTTCTTTTTAGACCTTTTATTGTTTCCAAACTTATTACCTCCGTCCTCATTTTGACTATATTGAATCTCAATTTAATAAATCAAGAGTATTCTTTTCCAATTTAATAAATTGCATATAGTATATATTATATCCTATTAACACTTTATTGTGAATACAATGTGTTATAATTGCTTTGATAAGTTTTTTCTTATCATATTTTTATATTATAACACAACTCTCATTCAATGAGATATAGGAGGAAATATGAAAAATAATACTTTTTTAAATGAACCTTGGCTTAAATGGGCAATAGATATTCAGAGTATAGCCCAGGCTGGAATTGAATACACAAAAGATATTTACGATAAAGAAAGATATGAAATGCTCAGGCTTCTAATACAGTAAAAGAAGTTAGAGAAGAGTCTGGATATAATGTAAAATGTGATAGAGTTATCGCACTTCACGATAGAAATAAAAGAAATAAACCACTTTATGTTTATGGTATCTGCAAAATATTTGTACAATGTGAATTAATTGATGGTGGATTTGTAGAAAATATAGAAACTACTGAAGCTAAATTCTTTGGATTGAATGAACTTCCAGAGTTAGATGAAGCCAAGTGTACTAAGGAACAAGTTAAAATGTGCTTTGATGCATATAATGATTCTAATTGGAAAGTTATTTTAGATTAATTCTTTAAATTTATATTTATATTTGAAATATCTATAATTGTATTAATGTTAACTATATATCTATTGTAGACATAGTATATTCTCTCTGATATTATGAACTCTGTAAGGAGTGAGTTTGTATGAGTGAATTTTTAGGGAATAACAATCCCTTTTATTTTGAGAAAGACATAAAACTTTTAAATGGTGATATATTATCATTAAGAAATGCTATCACAGCCGATGCAGAAACTGTGGTTAATTTCTTTAAAGTAACTTCAGATGAAAGCGATAATCTATCTTTTTCATCTGATGAATATTTTGTAACACCTTATGAAGAAAAAATAGTAATCTCAAACATCAATAGAAATAGTAAGACTATAATGATTCTTGGTTTTATAGATGAAGTTCTTTGTTGCATTGCAGAGCTTAATTCTTCTTCTGAATTAAGATTATCTCACAACGTAGAATATTCTATAACTGTACTTAAAGATTTTTGGGGAATGGGAATTGGAAATGCTATAACAAATGAAATTATAGAGTTTGCAAAAGAAAAAAATATTAAAAATATAGTTTTATCTGTA harbors:
- the aspS gene encoding aspartate--tRNA ligase; the protein is METIKGLKRSCYCGELRAENIGQEVVLMGWVQKKRNLGGLVFVDLRDRGGICQIVFDTDVDKEAFEKAEKLGSEYVIAVKGEVRERQSKNPNMPTGDVEVFANELRLLNKSETPPIYIKDDDDVSEALRLKYRYLDLRKPKMQRNLMLRQQVTNIVRRYLTEQNFCEIETPFLVKPTPEGARDYLVPSRVNEGKFYALPQSPQLLKQLLMVSGMDRYFQIVKCFRDEDLRADRQPEFTQIDTEMSFVEAEDVMTIMEKMVQEIFKETINVDIELPLPRMTYAEAMDRYGSDKPDTRFGYEFVNITDLVEGCGFKVFADCAEKGKSVRGINVEGMAEKFPRKQISHLEDCAKTYKAKGLAWMKITEEGVTSPIAKFFSEEDLNAIVERMNGKVGDLLLFVADKDAIVYDALGQVRLAVAEKLGILEEKKNQFNFLWVTEFPLFEEDEENGRYVAKHHPFTSPLDEDIDRLDTDEKDTLRAKAYDIVLNGYEVGGGSVRISDSEVQKKMFAALGLSEEEAYNKFGFLLDAFKYGAPPHAGMAFGLDRLVMLLAGVDNIREVIAFPKNQNAICPMTNAPAPAEDAQLEELSIKVDIKEEN
- a CDS encoding NUDIX hydrolase N-terminal domain-containing protein, producing MKNNTFLNEPWLKWAIDIQSIAQAGIEYTKDIYDKERYEMLRLLIQ
- a CDS encoding GNAT family N-acetyltransferase — protein: MSEFLGNNNPFYFEKDIKLLNGDILSLRNAITADAETVVNFFKVTSDESDNLSFSSDEYFVTPYEEKIVISNINRNSKTIMILGFIDEVLCCIAELNSSSELRLSHNVEYSITVLKDFWGMGIGNAITNEIIEFAKEKNIKNIVLSVRRENSAAINLYRKYGFKTVGIKKDYICIDGKYDDEISMQLQL